Sequence from the Ereboglobus luteus genome:
CTGGTGCTGGCGCCCGGCGCCGCCCCGTTGCGTCCGCCGCTGCCCGGCATAGATAATCCGGCAATCCATACGCTGCGTTCCTTGCAGGACATGGACCGCATCAAGGCGGCGGCGGCCTCCGCCCGGTCGGTCCTGATTGTGGGGGGCGGTTTTATCGGACTGGAAATGGTGGAGCAGTTGCGTCACCTCGAAAAACAGGTGACGCTCGTCGAGACCAACGATCAGGTGCTCCCCCAGGTCGATGCCGAAATCGCCGGGCCGATCGCCTCCACGCTTCGCACGCATGATGTCGAGCTGGTTCTTGGCGATGCCGCCGAGTCGTTTGCTCCGGGTAAATCACCGGCGGGCGACGCGGTTGTCACGCGGCTGAAATCGGGCCGGGAAATCACGGCGGACATGGTGATCCTTTCCATCGGGGTGAAACCCGAAAACGCCCTTGCCTCCGCGGCCGGTCTCGAGCTCGGGGCGCGCGGGGCGATAAAGGTCAACCAGTGGATGCAAACCAGCGATCCGGACATCTATGCGGCAGGCGACGTGGTCGAGGGCGCAGATCGCATTTTTGGCGGGGCGATGCACCTCGCGCTCGGCGGGCCCGCGAATCGCCAGGGGCGAGTCATTGCCGACCATATTTTCCTCGGGCCTGAGAAGGCGCATCCTTATCCCGGGCACATCGGAACCGCCATTGTGCGCGTTTTTGACATGGCCGCCGGGGTCACTGGTTGGACGGAAAAACGTCTGCGCCAAGCGGGCACGGCCTTTGAGTCCACGATTGTCACGGATCATCAACACGCCGGCTACTATCCCGGCGCCACGCCGCTCACGATCAAGCTCCTCTGGTCGCCAGCGGACGGGCGGCTTCTCGGCGCGCAGGCATTCGGCGCGGATGGCGTGGACAAACGCCTTGATGTTCTCGCCACGGCCCTGGCCGGGCGCATGTCCATCGACGAGCTCGCCCAGCTGGAGCTGGCCTACGCGCCGCCCTTTGGCAGCGCCCGCGATGTTGTGAACACGGCCGCGTTCACCGCGCAAAACCAGCGTGACGGCCTTGTTAAAATTGTCCCGAAAATCACCGCCGACCGGCATTTGATCGACGTGCGGCCGCAAGCCGTCGCATCAATCGATCCGCTGCCCGACTCGACCAACATCCCTTTTTCGGACCTGCGCTCCCGGCTCGGCGAATTGGATGCGGGGAAAAAATACGCCGTCACTTGCAGCTTGGGAAAAACCAGCTACTTCGCCGCACGAATCCTCATGCAGCACGGTTTTGACGTGGTCAGCGTGGCCGGCGGCCTGAAGATGTCCCGGCCCGTCGAATCCGAAAAAACGCAGCCGCAACCCGCAACCGCAGCGCCGGTTTCGAAGGACGGGTCGCTTCCCGAGGATGCGCGGATTGTCGAATCGCTTGATTGCACGGGCATGAGTTGTCCCGGACCGTTGCTGCAACTCAAGTCCCGGATGGAAACGCTCGCCTCCGGCGCGGAGTTGCATGTGACGGCTTCCGATCCGGGATTCGCGCACGATGTCCGCGCGTTTTGCCGTTCCGCCAATCACGAGCTGCTCGGGGTGAGCAGCGGGAAGGGCATCATTTCCGCGCGCATTCGCAAAACCGCCGGCGCCTCCATTTCCGCGCCCGCGACATCCTCGCCACAAGCGACCGCGCGCCGCAAGGGAGCCACGGTCGTTGTGTTTTCCGGGGAAATGGACAAGGTCATGGCCTCGCTGGTCATCGCAAACGGCGCCGCGGCGCTCGGCGGCAAAGTCACGATGTTTTTCACCTTTTGGGGACTGAACGCATTGCGTCGCGAACGCCCCGTGCAAGTCCCGGGGAAAAAGTCGCTGCTCGACCGGATGTTTTCATGGATGCTGCCGAGGGGCCTGTCGCGACTGCCCCTGTCCAAAATGAACTTCGGCGGCGCGGGCCGGGCCATGATGAAACACCAGATGGCCACCAAAAACCTGCCAAATCTCGCCGGTTTGCTGGGCTCGGCCAAAATGTCGGGCGTGCGATTTGTGGCCTGCACCATGTCGATGGAGGCGATGGGAATACAACCCGAGGAGTTGATTGACGGAGTCGAGTTTGGCGGAGTCGCCGACTATCTCGATTCCGCCGAACTCTCCGGCACAAACCTCTTCGCGTAAAAGCACCGTAGGGGCGCACTTGGCGTGCGCCCTGATGCGCGCCCGCTTTGTGCACTAAAAAGATTGAGGTGCCCTGAAAAAACAAACAACAGTCCAAGGTGAAAATCGGCACCCATAGCCTCCAAAATACCATTCCCGTGAAACGTTTCATAAACCCTGTCCATCGAGCCTCATTATTTGTCTTTGCGTTTTTTGTTGCTGGAATTTGTTGTCCCGCACAAACGCGCTCGTCCGCCCGTGCCGCCATGCCGCGCGATGCCGCCAAAGTGCTCACCATCGGAAACAGCTTTGCGAACGACGCCACCTCGTTTCTGCCGCAAATCGTGGAATCCACAGGACGGCAGCTCGTGCTCTTTCGCGCCAACCTAGGCGGTTGTTCGCTTGAGCGCCATGCGCGCCATCTCAAGGCCGCGCTTGCCAATCCCGACGCTCCCGAGGGCAGCCCGTATACCAACAACGCCAAGGTGCTCGGCATTGCCGGCAAGAAAAAAGTCAGCCTTCCCGAGGCGCTTGCCGCCGTGGAATGGGATTTTGTCACGATCCAAGAGTGGAGCCAGCGGAGCTTCAAGCCGGAGTATCAGGAGCCCCACGCGAAGCAGCTCATCGACGCGATTCGCAAGTATGCGCCAAAGGCCGAAATCGTCATTCACCAGACTTGGGCATACCGGGAAGACCACCCCTGGTATCAGAAGGGCGACGGCCTCACCCAGCGGAAAATGTATGACGGCCTGCGCGCCGCCTACAAGGAGCTCTCCGCGCGCTACGGACTGCGCATACTGCCATCCGGCGATGCGATGCAGGCCGCGCGCGCCACGCCGCGCTGGACCTACGAACCCGACAAGAATTTCGACTTCAAAAATCCGCCGGAGGGAAAATTGCCCGAGCAAAAAGGCAGCCTCAACATCGGCTGGCGCTGGCGCGTCAAGAATGGCAAACAAGAGTTCGGCTTGGATGCGATTCACGCCAATACCGCCGGAAAATATCTCACGGGCTGCGTTTTCTTCGAGGGCTTTTTTGGCGTGGATTGCTCGCAAGTGAAGTTTGTGCCCGAGGATTTGCCGGCGGATGCCGCCGAGGATTTGCGCCGCATCGCGCACTCCGTTTCGCTTGGGAAAAAGACGCAGGATTGCCGCCCCTCCAACGACGGAAAGCGCATGCCGCCAAGTTCGAATAAAAATCTGAAAATAGAGACGCCGGCGAAGCGCTAGTTTCGCCGGACACTGCGGGGTTTTATTTTACATAAACATTATTCTGAAAAACATTTCGGAGCCGCAGATGAACCCAGCGCGGCACAGCCGCAGCCGAAGGGAATGGCCGCAAAGAGACGCCCTACGAGTCTGCGAGTGGCCTGACAAGGGACCGGAAATTTTTAGCCACAAAAAGGCACAAAAATAATCCCCACCCTGGTTGAAATTTTACGCGCGCCTATAGGCGCCTCGAAGCGTTGAATAGCCGGACAGAAACTTTGTGCCTTTTTGTGGCTAAATGGATTGTGGTTTGAATGCCTTTTCTCATAGGAGAATCATGCGTTTCAGCGGTGATTCTTTGGGGATTGTTTGCAGATAAACAAATGCACACGGCAAATTAATGACGCGCGCCGCCTTTGCCCAAGCCTTCTGCCTTATCTTGTTTGTATCTGCGTTTATCTGTGTCCATCTGTGGTTGGTTTTTTTCGGAATCACTGCGTTCGGAATTCATCACGATCAAACACTGTTCGGATTTTGAAAAATCCAACAAAACTCATCAGTCATTCTTTTAATGAAATGAAGAAATTGATGGTAAATTCTTCAACAGGTTGAGGAAAACGCCGATCGAATCTTGCGGCATCTATTTTTCCCTATCGACAAAGACCGGTCCTGCGTGTTTTAGGAATCCCTTCCCTTCTTTCCACACCATGCTCATCCATCACGGCTCCTCCGCTCTCTCTGAATTTCGCCTCGCCAAACTCCGGCAGGACCTAGCCGACGCCGGCGTGCCGGTCGCCCGCATCTCCGCGCAATTCATCCACATCGCCGAACTTGCCGACCCCGCCGCAAAATCCCTCTCCGCCGACGAGCAAGCCGTTTTCGAAAAAATCCTCACCTACGGACCCGCGGACTCCGGCAATTCCGCAACCCGCAATTCCCAATCCGCATTCTACATCGTCACACCGCGCCCCGGCACCATTTCGCCGTGGTCCTCCAAGGCCACAGGCATCGCGCACATTTGCGGACTCGCCGCCATCAAGCGCATCGAGCGCGTCATCGCCTACACCTTCGAATTCGCACCCGGCACGCCGGACACATTCCGCATTCCGCAATCCGCGTTCCGCATTTTCTCGGATCGCATGACGCAGGCCGTCTTTGAAAAACTCGGCGACCTCACCGCGCTTTTCTCGCATGAAGCCCCCCGTCCGCTCACGACCATTCCCGTCCTTGCGCAAGGCCGCGCCGCGCTCGTCGAGGCCAACCAAACCCTCGGCCTCGCGCTCGCCGAGGACGAAATCGACTACCTCGTAAACGCCTTCACCGGCCTCAAGCGCGACCCCAACGACATCGAGCTCATGATGTTTGCGCAGGCCAACTCCGAGCACTGCCGCCACAAAATCTTCAACGCCACCTGGGACATCGACGGCCAGCCGCAAGACCGCTCGCTGTTCCAGATGATCAAGAACACCTACCAGCTCCACAGCGACGGCATCCTCTCCGCCTACAAGGACAACTCCGCGGTCATCGAGGGCACCCGCGCCGCCCGTTTCTTCCGCGACCCCGCCACCGGCGAATACATCACGCGCGAGGAGGACATCCACATCATGTGCAAGGCCGAGACGCACAACCATCCCACGGCCATCTCGCCGTTCCCCGGCGCGTCGACCGCCGCCGGCGGCGAAATCCGTGACGAAGGCGCCACGGGCCGCGGCGCCCGCCCCAAGGCCGGACTCACCGGCATCAGCGTATCCAATCTTCAAATACCCGGCGCGCTCCAGCCCTGGGAAAAGGACAACGGCAAACCCGGCCGCATCGTCAGCGCGCTCGACGTCACAATCGACGGCCCGCTCGGCGCCGCCGCCTTCAACAACGAATTCGGCCGCCCAAGCATCAACGGCTACTTCCGCACATTCGAGCAAGCCGTCCCCGCCGCCAAACCCTCCTCTCCTGACTCCTCTCTCCTGACTCCTGACTCCTCCACCGCAGCGGAGCTGCGCGGCTATCACAAACCCATCATGCTCGGCGGCGGCCTCGGCAACATCCGTCCGGCGCACATCAAGAAAGGCGTGATCAACCCCGGCGACCACATCGTCGTCATCGGCGGCCCCGCAATGCTCATCGGTCTCGGCGGCGGCGCGGCCAGCTCGATGGCCGGCGGAAGCGGCAGCGATGATCTCGATTTCGCCAGCGTCCAGCGCGACAACGCCGAAATGCAATGCCGCTGCCAGGAAGTCATCGACCACTGCTGGGCACTCGGCGACGATAACCCGATCGCCTTCATCCACGACGTCGGCGCGGGCGGCGTGAGCAACGCCATCCCCGAGCTCGTCAACGACGGCGGACGCGGCGGACGCGTCAACCTGCGCGCCCTCCCCAACGACGAGCCGGGCATGTCGCCCCTCGAAATCTGGTGCAACGAATCGCAGGAACGCTACGTGCTCGCCATCCCCGCCTCGCGCATCGAAACCTTCAAGGCCCTCTGCGCCCGCGAACGCTGCCCCTACGCCATCGTCGGCGCCGTCACCGAGGAAAAACAACTCGTCATCGAGGATCCGTATTTCAAAAACACACCCATCGACCTGCCCCTCGAAGTCCTCCTCGGCAAACCCCCGCGCATGCACCGCAGCGAAAAAACGCTCATCCGCCCGCAGCGCCCGCTCGACCTCGGCGGCACCACGCTCGCCGAAGCCGCGCGCCGCATCCTCGCGCACCCCGCCGTCGCCGACAAAACCTTCCTCATCACCATCGGCGACCGCAGCGTCACCGGCCTCATCTCGCGCGACCAGTTGGTCGGCCCCTGGCAGGTGCCCGTCGCCGATTGCGGCGTGACCGCCACCGCATTCGACACCTTCGCCGGCGAAGCCATGGCCATGGGCGAGCGCACACCCGTCGCCGTCAACAACGCCCCCGCCTCCGCGCGCCTCGCCGTCGGCGAAGCGCTCACCAACCTCGCCGCCGCCAGCATCCCCGACCTCGGCCGCGTCAACCTCTCCGCAAACTGGATGGCCGCGCCCGCGCATTCCGGCGACGCCGCCGACCTCTACGCCGCCGTGCGCGCCGTCGGCATGGAACTCTGCCCCGCGCTCGGCATCACCATCCCCGTCGGCAAGGACTCCCTGAGCATGGCCACCGCGTGGACGGAAAAAGACGCCGCCACCGGCAAGGAAACACGCAAGAGCGTCATCTCCCCCATCTCGCTCATCGTCTCCGCCTTCGCGCCCGTTGCCGACATCCGCAAAACGCTCACTCCGCAACTCATCACCGACACCGAGGCCGGCGGCGAAACCGTGCTGCTCCTCATCGACCTCGGTCGCGGCAAAAACCGACTCGGCGGCAGCATCCTCGCGCAAACCCTCTCGCAAATGGGCGAGGCCACGCCCGACGTGGACAACCCCGCCGACCTGAAAAACTTCTGGAACGCGATCCAGCAACTCAACGCACAGGACAAAATCCTCGCCTACCACGACCGCAGCGACGGCGGCCTCTTCGCCACCGTCACCGAAATGGCCTTCGCCGGAAACACCGGCGCGGACATAGCGATCCCCGGCGGCGCGACGACGCAACCCGACCTGTTCGCGCAATATTTCTCCGAGGAACTCGGCGCCGTCCTGCAAATCCGCGCCGCCGATTTTGAGGATATTCACGCCATCCTTCTCGAGCACGGCCTCGAAGACTGCGCCCGCACAATCGGACGGCTCAACAACGACAAAACGCTCCGCATCCTCGACGATGTTGGCGGCAAGGAAATCTACGCGGAAAAAATCCACGCCCTCCGCGCCATCTGGAGCGACACCACCCGCCAGATCTCCGCCCTCCGCGACAACCCCGCCTGCGCCGAGTCGGAATACCAACTCAAACTCGACCCCGCCAACCCCGGCATCACACCGAAAGTCACATTTGAATACACGACCGTCCGCGCCACCAAAACCAAACCCCGCATCGCCATCCTCCGCGAGCAAGGTGTGAACGGCCATGTCGAAACCGCCGCCGCCTTCACCCGCGCGGGCTTTTCGGCAATCGACGTCCACATGACCGACATCCTCAGCGGACGCGTCAGCCTGCGCGATTTCCGCGGCCTCGCGGCATGCGGCGGCTTCAGCTTTGGCGACGTGCTCGGCGCCGGCGAAGGCTGGGCCAAGAGCATCCTCTTCAACGCCCGCGCCCGCGATGAGTTCTCCGCCTTCTTCGCGCGCCCCGACACCTTTGCCTTTGGCGTGTGCAACGGCTGCCAGATGATGAGCAACCTCCACAGCATCATCCCCGGCGCGGAAAACTGGCCGCGTTTTGTGAAAAACAAATCCGAAAGCTACGAAGCGCGCCTCGTGTCCCTCCTCATTGAAAAATCCCCGAGCATCCTGCTCGCCGGCATGGAAGGCTCGGTCCTCCCGGTCGCCGTTTCGCACGGCGAAGGCTACGCCGAGTTCCCGAGCGCGGCCGCGGCCGACGCGTTCAGCGCAAGCGGCCTCGTCGCCGCGCGCTATGTGGA
This genomic interval carries:
- the purL gene encoding phosphoribosylformylglycinamidine synthase, with the protein product MLIHHGSSALSEFRLAKLRQDLADAGVPVARISAQFIHIAELADPAAKSLSADEQAVFEKILTYGPADSGNSATRNSQSAFYIVTPRPGTISPWSSKATGIAHICGLAAIKRIERVIAYTFEFAPGTPDTFRIPQSAFRIFSDRMTQAVFEKLGDLTALFSHEAPRPLTTIPVLAQGRAALVEANQTLGLALAEDEIDYLVNAFTGLKRDPNDIELMMFAQANSEHCRHKIFNATWDIDGQPQDRSLFQMIKNTYQLHSDGILSAYKDNSAVIEGTRAARFFRDPATGEYITREEDIHIMCKAETHNHPTAISPFPGASTAAGGEIRDEGATGRGARPKAGLTGISVSNLQIPGALQPWEKDNGKPGRIVSALDVTIDGPLGAAAFNNEFGRPSINGYFRTFEQAVPAAKPSSPDSSLLTPDSSTAAELRGYHKPIMLGGGLGNIRPAHIKKGVINPGDHIVVIGGPAMLIGLGGGAASSMAGGSGSDDLDFASVQRDNAEMQCRCQEVIDHCWALGDDNPIAFIHDVGAGGVSNAIPELVNDGGRGGRVNLRALPNDEPGMSPLEIWCNESQERYVLAIPASRIETFKALCARERCPYAIVGAVTEEKQLVIEDPYFKNTPIDLPLEVLLGKPPRMHRSEKTLIRPQRPLDLGGTTLAEAARRILAHPAVADKTFLITIGDRSVTGLISRDQLVGPWQVPVADCGVTATAFDTFAGEAMAMGERTPVAVNNAPASARLAVGEALTNLAAASIPDLGRVNLSANWMAAPAHSGDAADLYAAVRAVGMELCPALGITIPVGKDSLSMATAWTEKDAATGKETRKSVISPISLIVSAFAPVADIRKTLTPQLITDTEAGGETVLLLIDLGRGKNRLGGSILAQTLSQMGEATPDVDNPADLKNFWNAIQQLNAQDKILAYHDRSDGGLFATVTEMAFAGNTGADIAIPGGATTQPDLFAQYFSEELGAVLQIRAADFEDIHAILLEHGLEDCARTIGRLNNDKTLRILDDVGGKEIYAEKIHALRAIWSDTTRQISALRDNPACAESEYQLKLDPANPGITPKVTFEYTTVRATKTKPRIAILREQGVNGHVETAAAFTRAGFSAIDVHMTDILSGRVSLRDFRGLAACGGFSFGDVLGAGEGWAKSILFNARARDEFSAFFARPDTFAFGVCNGCQMMSNLHSIIPGAENWPRFVKNKSESYEARLVSLLIEKSPSILLAGMEGSVLPVAVSHGEGYAEFPSAAAADAFSASGLVAARYVDNHHRATEQYPLNPNGSPHGINALTTRDGRVTILMPHPERVHRTVQMSWHPKSWLKHDDSPWMRLFRNARAWVD
- a CDS encoding DUF4886 domain-containing protein, which translates into the protein MPRDAAKVLTIGNSFANDATSFLPQIVESTGRQLVLFRANLGGCSLERHARHLKAALANPDAPEGSPYTNNAKVLGIAGKKKVSLPEALAAVEWDFVTIQEWSQRSFKPEYQEPHAKQLIDAIRKYAPKAEIVIHQTWAYREDHPWYQKGDGLTQRKMYDGLRAAYKELSARYGLRILPSGDAMQAARATPRWTYEPDKNFDFKNPPEGKLPEQKGSLNIGWRWRVKNGKQEFGLDAIHANTAGKYLTGCVFFEGFFGVDCSQVKFVPEDLPADAAEDLRRIAHSVSLGKKTQDCRPSNDGKRMPPSSNKNLKIETPAKR
- a CDS encoding FAD-dependent oxidoreductase; the encoded protein is MNSSQTQPSSRLRVLIVGGVAAGASAAARARRLSEGAHITIIERGPDVSFANCGLPYHIGGEIADRSRLALHTPESLAELLNVEVRTRTEAVAIDARGRTLALRNLDTGAEETLSYDKLVLAPGAAPLRPPLPGIDNPAIHTLRSLQDMDRIKAAAASARSVLIVGGGFIGLEMVEQLRHLEKQVTLVETNDQVLPQVDAEIAGPIASTLRTHDVELVLGDAAESFAPGKSPAGDAVVTRLKSGREITADMVILSIGVKPENALASAAGLELGARGAIKVNQWMQTSDPDIYAAGDVVEGADRIFGGAMHLALGGPANRQGRVIADHIFLGPEKAHPYPGHIGTAIVRVFDMAAGVTGWTEKRLRQAGTAFESTIVTDHQHAGYYPGATPLTIKLLWSPADGRLLGAQAFGADGVDKRLDVLATALAGRMSIDELAQLELAYAPPFGSARDVVNTAAFTAQNQRDGLVKIVPKITADRHLIDVRPQAVASIDPLPDSTNIPFSDLRSRLGELDAGKKYAVTCSLGKTSYFAARILMQHGFDVVSVAGGLKMSRPVESEKTQPQPATAAPVSKDGSLPEDARIVESLDCTGMSCPGPLLQLKSRMETLASGAELHVTASDPGFAHDVRAFCRSANHELLGVSSGKGIISARIRKTAGASISAPATSSPQATARRKGATVVVFSGEMDKVMASLVIANGAAALGGKVTMFFTFWGLNALRRERPVQVPGKKSLLDRMFSWMLPRGLSRLPLSKMNFGGAGRAMMKHQMATKNLPNLAGLLGSAKMSGVRFVACTMSMEAMGIQPEELIDGVEFGGVADYLDSAELSGTNLFA